A window from Cellulomonas sp. C5510 encodes these proteins:
- a CDS encoding ATP-binding protein: MGDVRDLRSAPGARRADARAEHDELVLEARRSAPRAARHWIMHRVAASGVQGSANQVIELLTGEVVANAVVHGPEHGRVRVAVRIDHRGVRVSVSDESPARPQVQHPAPTAVSGRGMALVEALSRTWGVDLHDGEGKTVWFVVDPEAD; encoded by the coding sequence GTGGGTGACGTCAGGGACCTCCGTTCGGCGCCGGGCGCGCGGCGTGCGGACGCACGCGCGGAGCACGACGAGCTCGTCCTCGAGGCACGGCGTTCCGCCCCCCGCGCGGCGCGGCACTGGATCATGCACCGGGTCGCCGCGTCGGGCGTGCAGGGCTCCGCGAACCAGGTGATCGAGCTGCTGACGGGCGAGGTGGTCGCGAACGCCGTCGTGCACGGCCCGGAGCACGGCCGGGTGCGCGTCGCGGTCCGGATCGACCACCGCGGCGTGCGCGTGTCCGTGAGCGACGAGAGCCCCGCCCGGCCGCAGGTGCAGCACCCCGCGCCGACCGCCGTCTCCGGACGCGGCATGGCGCTGGTGGAGGCGCTGTCGCGGACGTGGGGCGTCGACCTGCACGACGGCGAGGGCAAGACGGTGTGGTTCGTCGTCGACCCCGAGGCCGACTGA
- a CDS encoding endonuclease/exonuclease/phosphatase family protein, with product MRLATFNILHGRGLSDGRVDLDRFAGAVRGLDADVLALQEVDRDQPRSHQADLTAVAAEAMGAGEHRFVATLHGHPGTWTAATGEDQPAIAAYGIALLSRHPVSSWRVLTLPTLRRRVPMVHRGTRRPSLVQDEQRAALAARVETPAGPVTVVATHLTFITGWNVVQLRHLVRACRGLPRPLAVVGDLNLEGSVPQRVTGWRSVGRVDTFPVEVPDRQIDHVLLDGPVEPSSEPVAVDTGMSDHRALVVDLALGRR from the coding sequence GTGCGACTTGCGACGTTCAACATCCTGCACGGGCGCGGCCTCAGCGACGGCAGGGTCGACCTCGACCGGTTCGCCGGCGCGGTGCGCGGTCTGGACGCCGACGTCCTGGCGCTCCAGGAGGTCGACCGCGACCAGCCACGCTCCCACCAGGCGGACCTCACGGCCGTCGCCGCCGAGGCGATGGGCGCCGGCGAGCACCGGTTCGTCGCGACCCTCCACGGCCACCCCGGCACGTGGACGGCGGCGACCGGCGAGGACCAGCCGGCCATCGCGGCCTACGGCATCGCGCTGCTCAGCCGGCACCCGGTGTCGTCGTGGCGGGTCCTGACGCTGCCGACGCTGCGCCGGCGTGTGCCGATGGTGCACCGAGGGACGCGCCGCCCGTCCCTCGTGCAGGACGAGCAGCGGGCGGCGCTCGCCGCGCGGGTGGAGACGCCCGCCGGCCCCGTGACGGTCGTGGCGACCCACCTCACGTTCATCACCGGGTGGAACGTCGTCCAGCTCCGGCACCTCGTGCGGGCCTGCCGCGGGCTGCCGCGTCCGCTCGCCGTCGTCGGGGACCTCAACCTCGAGGGCTCCGTGCCGCAGCGGGTCACGGGCTGGCGGTCGGTGGGACGCGTCGACACCTTCCCGGTCGAGGTCCCGGACCGGCAGATCGACCACGTGCTGCTCGACGGGCCGGTGGAGCCGTCGAGCGAGCCGGTCGCCGTCGACACCGGGATGTCGGACCACCGGGCGCTCGTCGTGGACCTGGCGCTCGGGCGCCGCTGA